One stretch of Streptomyces sp. MMBL 11-1 DNA includes these proteins:
- the rlmN gene encoding 23S rRNA (adenine(2503)-C(2))-methyltransferase RlmN, translating to MPKPGELTFVAPRGAKKPPRHIADLTPAERKEAVAATGEKPFRAQQLSQHYFARYAHDPAEWTNIPAGSREKLAEALFPDLMSVMRHISCDDDTTRKTLWKLHDGTLVESVLMRYPDRVTMCISSQAGCGMNCPFCATGQAGLDRNLSTAEIVHQIVDGMRALRDGEVPGGPARLSNIVFMGMGEPLANYNRVVGAIRRLTDPEPDGLGLSQRGITVSTVGLVPAMLRFADEGFKCRLAVSLHAPDDELRDTLVPVNTRWNVREVLDAAWEYADKSGRRISIEYALIRDINDQAWRGDLLGRLLKGKRVHVNLIPLNPTPGSKWTASRPEDEKAFVEAIAAHGVPVTVRDTRGQEIDGACGQLAASER from the coding sequence ATGCCTAAGCCCGGAGAACTCACTTTCGTCGCGCCCCGCGGAGCCAAGAAGCCCCCGCGGCACATCGCCGACCTCACGCCCGCCGAGCGCAAGGAAGCGGTCGCCGCGACCGGTGAGAAGCCGTTCCGCGCCCAGCAGCTCTCGCAGCACTACTTCGCGCGGTACGCGCACGACCCGGCCGAGTGGACGAACATCCCGGCCGGATCGCGGGAGAAGCTCGCCGAGGCGCTGTTCCCCGACCTGATGTCCGTGATGCGGCACATCAGCTGCGACGACGACACCACGCGCAAGACCCTGTGGAAGCTGCACGACGGGACGCTCGTCGAGTCCGTCCTGATGCGCTACCCCGACCGCGTCACGATGTGCATCTCCTCGCAGGCCGGCTGCGGTATGAACTGCCCCTTCTGCGCCACCGGGCAGGCCGGCCTCGACCGCAACCTGTCGACCGCCGAGATCGTGCACCAGATCGTGGACGGCATGCGCGCCCTGCGCGACGGCGAGGTGCCCGGAGGCCCCGCGCGGCTGTCCAACATCGTCTTCATGGGCATGGGCGAGCCGCTCGCCAACTACAACCGGGTGGTCGGCGCGATCCGCCGCCTCACCGACCCGGAGCCGGACGGTCTCGGTCTCTCGCAGCGCGGGATCACCGTCTCCACCGTGGGCCTCGTCCCGGCCATGCTGCGCTTCGCCGACGAGGGCTTCAAGTGCCGGCTCGCCGTCTCGCTGCACGCCCCGGACGACGAGCTGCGCGACACCCTGGTTCCCGTCAACACCCGGTGGAACGTCCGCGAGGTGCTGGACGCCGCCTGGGAGTACGCCGACAAGTCCGGCCGCCGGATCTCCATCGAGTACGCCCTGATCCGGGACATCAACGACCAGGCCTGGCGCGGCGACCTGCTCGGCCGGCTGCTGAAGGGCAAGCGGGTGCACGTCAACCTGATCCCGCTGAACCCCACCCCGGGCTCGAAGTGGACCGCCTCGCGGCCCGAGGACGAGAAGGCGTTCGTCGAGGCCATCGCGGCCCACGGCGTGCCCGTCACCGTCCGGGACACCCGCGGTCAGGAGATCGACGGGGCCTGCGGTCAGCTGGCGGCCTCCGAGCGCTGA
- a CDS encoding thiamine ABC transporter substrate-binding protein: protein MNTTTKYAATALAAALGVTVLAGCGDDGSAGSGESKGPASKTVTLVSHDSFNVSDKVLKAFTKETGYKVEILKSGDAGAALNQEILTKGSPRGDVFFGVDNTLLSRALDNGLFTAYEAKGLDTVAAETQTDEKRRVTPVDTGDICVNYDKKFFADKKLAPPKTFEDLLKPAYKNLLVTENAASSSPGLGFLLGTIATQGEDGYEAYWKKLKANGVKVVDGWEQAYNEEFSGSAGGKKAKADRPLVVSYASSPPVEVLYADPQPKEAPTGVATGTCFRQTEYAGLLTGAKNEAGGKALLDFMISKTFQEDMPLNMFVNPVVKDATLPELFMKFGEKVDTPPTVAPEKISANREQWIQSWQSLVLK, encoded by the coding sequence ATGAACACCACCACGAAGTACGCGGCGACCGCGCTCGCCGCCGCCCTCGGCGTCACCGTGCTCGCGGGCTGCGGCGACGACGGATCCGCCGGCTCCGGGGAGTCCAAGGGGCCGGCCTCCAAGACCGTGACCCTGGTCAGCCACGACTCCTTCAACGTCTCGGACAAGGTCCTGAAGGCGTTCACGAAGGAGACCGGCTACAAGGTCGAGATCCTCAAGAGCGGCGACGCCGGAGCCGCGCTCAACCAGGAGATCCTGACCAAGGGCTCCCCGCGCGGCGACGTCTTCTTCGGCGTCGACAACACCCTGCTCTCCCGCGCCCTCGACAACGGCCTGTTCACCGCGTACGAGGCCAAGGGGCTGGACACGGTCGCGGCGGAGACGCAGACGGACGAGAAGCGGCGGGTCACACCCGTCGACACCGGCGACATCTGCGTCAACTACGACAAGAAGTTCTTCGCCGACAAGAAGCTCGCGCCGCCGAAGACCTTCGAGGACCTGCTGAAGCCCGCGTACAAGAACCTCCTCGTCACCGAGAACGCCGCCAGCTCTTCGCCCGGTCTCGGATTCCTCCTCGGCACCATCGCCACCCAGGGCGAGGACGGCTACGAGGCGTACTGGAAGAAGCTGAAGGCCAACGGTGTCAAGGTCGTCGACGGCTGGGAGCAGGCGTACAACGAGGAGTTCTCCGGCTCCGCGGGCGGCAAGAAGGCCAAGGCCGACCGGCCGCTCGTCGTCTCCTACGCCTCCAGCCCGCCCGTCGAGGTGCTCTACGCCGACCCGCAGCCGAAGGAGGCACCCACCGGCGTCGCCACCGGCACCTGCTTCCGGCAGACCGAGTACGCCGGGCTGCTGACCGGGGCGAAGAACGAGGCGGGCGGCAAGGCGCTGCTGGACTTCATGATCAGCAAGACGTTCCAGGAGGACATGCCGCTGAACATGTTCGTGAACCCGGTCGTGAAGGACGCGACCCTTCCCGAGCTGTTCATGAAGTTCGGCGAGAAGGTCGACACGCCTCCCACCGTCGCGCCCGAGAAGATCAGCGCCAACCGTGAGCAGTGGATCCAGTCGTGGCAGTCGCTGGTCCTGAAGTAG
- a CDS encoding ABC transporter permease: MVVPVAFFAVFFAYPVTAIVGRGLKAGGDWQFGRLGEVLARPDILDVLWFTTWQALASTALTLLIALPGAYVFARFDFPGKQLLRAVVTVPFVLPTVVVGTAFLALLGRGGLLDEAWGVRLDTTVWAILLAHVFFNYAVVVRTVGGLWSQLDPRQEEAARVLGAGRFAAFRRVTLPALAPAVAAAALMVFLFTFTSFGVVQILGGPAYATLEVEVYRQTAQLLDLPTAAVLTLVQFAAVGGILAVHAVTVRRRERALKLVDPARTSRRPRGAGQWTLLGGVLLTALLLILLPLGVLVERSFDGADGTGGYGFGYYRALQSAGSGGSSTFLVPPLEAVGNSLRYALVATLIALVVGGLAAAALTRRAGPLVRGFDALLMLPLGVSAVTVGFGFLITLDEPPLDLRTSWILVPLAQALVGVPFVVRTMLPVLRAVDDRLREAAAVLGASPLRAWREVDLPLVRRAVLVAAGFAFAVSLGEFGATVFIARPDNPTLPVAVARLLGRSGELNYGQAMALSTVLMLVCAASLLLLERIRTDRSGEF, from the coding sequence ATGGTCGTGCCCGTCGCGTTCTTCGCGGTGTTCTTCGCCTATCCCGTGACCGCGATCGTCGGCCGCGGGCTCAAGGCGGGAGGCGACTGGCAGTTCGGGCGGCTCGGTGAGGTGCTGGCCCGCCCGGACATTCTCGACGTCCTCTGGTTCACCACCTGGCAGGCCCTCGCCTCGACCGCGCTCACGCTGCTGATCGCCCTCCCCGGGGCGTATGTCTTCGCCCGGTTCGACTTCCCCGGCAAGCAGCTGCTGCGGGCGGTCGTCACGGTGCCGTTCGTGCTGCCCACCGTCGTCGTCGGCACCGCGTTCCTGGCGCTGCTCGGGCGCGGCGGGCTCCTCGACGAGGCGTGGGGCGTCCGCCTCGACACCACCGTGTGGGCGATACTGCTGGCCCACGTCTTCTTCAACTACGCGGTGGTCGTGCGGACGGTCGGCGGGCTCTGGTCCCAGCTGGACCCCCGGCAGGAGGAGGCCGCCCGGGTCCTCGGCGCCGGACGGTTCGCCGCCTTCCGCCGGGTGACGCTCCCCGCGCTCGCCCCGGCGGTCGCCGCCGCCGCGCTGATGGTGTTCCTCTTCACCTTCACCTCCTTCGGCGTCGTACAGATCCTCGGCGGACCCGCGTACGCCACCCTGGAGGTGGAGGTCTACCGGCAGACCGCGCAGCTGCTGGACCTGCCGACGGCCGCCGTGCTGACCCTGGTGCAGTTCGCCGCGGTCGGCGGAATCCTCGCCGTGCACGCCGTGACCGTACGCCGCCGGGAGCGCGCGCTGAAGCTGGTCGACCCGGCCCGGACCTCCCGCCGCCCGCGCGGCGCCGGGCAGTGGACGCTGCTCGGCGGTGTCCTGCTCACCGCGCTGCTGCTGATCCTGCTGCCGCTCGGGGTCCTGGTGGAACGATCCTTCGATGGAGCCGACGGGACCGGTGGGTACGGCTTCGGCTACTACCGGGCCCTCCAGTCGGCCGGGTCCGGCGGCTCCTCCACCTTCCTGGTCCCGCCGCTGGAGGCCGTCGGCAACTCCCTGCGGTACGCGCTCGTCGCGACGCTCATCGCGCTCGTCGTCGGCGGGCTCGCGGCGGCCGCCCTGACCCGGCGGGCCGGGCCGCTGGTCCGCGGCTTCGACGCGCTGCTGATGCTGCCGCTCGGGGTGTCCGCCGTCACCGTCGGCTTCGGCTTCCTGATCACCCTGGACGAGCCGCCGCTCGATCTGCGGACCTCCTGGATCCTGGTCCCGCTGGCCCAGGCGCTGGTCGGCGTCCCCTTCGTCGTACGGACCATGCTGCCCGTACTGCGTGCGGTCGACGACCGGCTGCGGGAGGCCGCCGCCGTGCTGGGAGCCTCCCCGCTGCGGGCCTGGCGGGAGGTCGATCTGCCGCTGGTGCGTCGGGCGGTGCTGGTCGCGGCGGGCTTCGCGTTCGCCGTCTCGCTCGGGGAGTTCGGCGCGACGGTGTTCATCGCGCGGCCCGACAACCCGACCCTGCCGGTCGCCGTCGCCCGCCTGCTGGGCCGGTCGGGGGAGCTCAACTACGGGCAGGCGATGGCCCTCAGCACGGTTCTGATGCTGGTGTGCGCGGCGTCGCTGCTGCTCCTCGAACGTATCCGCACCGACCGATCCGGGGAGTTCTGA
- a CDS encoding ABC transporter ATP-binding protein, with protein MLSLQSATVRFGKRAALDAVDLEVADHRIVCLLGPSGSGKSTLLRAVAGLQPMDGGRVLLAGRDQSGVPVHRRGLGLMFQDHQLFPHRDVGANVAFGLRMHGVGRAEAGHRVRELLELVGLPGAERRAVAALSGGEQQRVALARALAPRPKLLMLDEPLGQLDRSLRERLVVELRTLFQELGTTVLAVTHDQGEAFALADRVVVMRDGRIAQEGSPLDVWQRPASAFVARFLGFDNVTPATVTGPAAATAWGKVPVPEGSPQGEVDLLVRPAGVLIGAPEDGLRCTVGVRTFRGNHVTVRLTPGNAPVLEAECALRDTPDEGAVVGVRFDAAETVVLAAE; from the coding sequence ATGCTGAGCTTGCAGTCAGCCACCGTACGGTTCGGGAAGCGGGCGGCGCTGGACGCGGTGGACCTGGAGGTCGCCGACCACCGGATCGTCTGTCTGCTCGGTCCCAGCGGCAGCGGGAAGTCCACCCTGCTCCGGGCCGTGGCCGGGCTCCAGCCGATGGACGGCGGCCGGGTCCTGCTGGCCGGCCGGGACCAGAGCGGCGTCCCGGTGCACCGGCGCGGCCTCGGCCTGATGTTCCAGGACCACCAGCTCTTCCCGCACCGGGACGTCGGCGCCAACGTCGCCTTCGGGCTCCGGATGCACGGTGTCGGGAGGGCCGAGGCCGGGCACCGGGTGCGGGAGCTGCTGGAGCTGGTCGGTCTGCCCGGGGCCGAACGCCGCGCGGTCGCCGCGCTGTCCGGCGGTGAGCAGCAGCGCGTCGCCCTGGCCCGCGCGCTGGCCCCGCGCCCGAAGCTCCTGATGCTGGACGAGCCGCTCGGCCAGCTCGACCGCAGCCTCCGCGAACGCCTCGTCGTCGAACTGCGCACCCTCTTCCAGGAGTTGGGCACCACCGTGCTGGCCGTCACGCACGACCAGGGCGAGGCGTTCGCGCTCGCCGACCGGGTCGTCGTGATGCGGGACGGCCGGATCGCGCAGGAAGGCAGCCCGCTGGACGTCTGGCAGCGCCCCGCCTCGGCGTTCGTCGCCCGGTTCCTCGGCTTCGACAACGTCACCCCGGCGACCGTGACCGGCCCGGCCGCCGCCACCGCCTGGGGCAAGGTCCCGGTGCCCGAGGGTTCCCCGCAGGGCGAGGTGGATCTGCTGGTCCGGCCCGCCGGGGTCCTGATCGGCGCTCCCGAGGACGGCCTGCGCTGCACGGTCGGCGTCCGCACCTTCCGGGGGAACCACGTGACCGTACGCCTGACGCCCGGGAACGCGCCGGTGCTGGAGGCCGAATGCGCCCTGCGGGACACCCCCGACGAGGGCGCGGTCGTGGGCGTCCGCTTCGACGCCGCGGAGACGGTGGTGCTGGCGGCGGAGTGA
- a CDS encoding response regulator, with protein MVIRGLVADDQAVVRTAFSGLLNTQEDIEVVGEAEDGEQAVLRAAELRPDVALLDIRMPKLSGIDAARGIVEASNGATRALMLTTFGLDAYVYDALTAGASGFLLKDATFPELLHAVRVVADGHALLAPEITGRLIAEFTRQRVSAPPPRSVDGLTAREAEVLVLIARGLSNADIADRLTITDHTVKTHINRLFAKMGLRDRAQAVILAYERGLVVAGTPQP; from the coding sequence GTGGTGATCCGGGGGCTGGTGGCCGACGACCAGGCGGTCGTGCGGACGGCTTTCTCCGGTCTGCTGAACACCCAGGAGGACATCGAGGTGGTCGGAGAGGCGGAGGACGGCGAGCAGGCCGTACTCAGGGCGGCCGAACTACGGCCCGACGTGGCCCTGTTGGACATACGGATGCCCAAGCTCAGCGGCATCGACGCGGCACGCGGCATCGTCGAGGCGTCGAACGGCGCGACCAGGGCGCTGATGCTGACGACGTTCGGTCTGGACGCGTACGTGTACGACGCCCTGACCGCGGGAGCCAGCGGCTTCCTGCTCAAGGACGCGACCTTCCCCGAACTGCTGCACGCGGTACGGGTGGTGGCGGACGGTCACGCCCTGCTGGCTCCCGAGATCACCGGCCGGCTCATCGCGGAGTTCACCCGGCAGCGGGTCAGCGCTCCCCCGCCGCGCTCGGTCGACGGGCTGACCGCGCGCGAGGCGGAGGTGCTCGTCCTGATCGCGCGGGGCCTGTCCAACGCGGACATCGCCGACCGGCTGACCATCACCGACCACACGGTGAAGACCCACATCAACCGGCTGTTCGCGAAGATGGGGCTGCGGGACCGGGCGCAGGCGGTGATCCTGGCGTACGAACGGGGGCTGGTGGTGGCGGGAACGCCGCAGCCGTGA
- a CDS encoding sensor histidine kinase: protein MTRTVPPDRPATATAHATATTGVGVLPSGRGIRRRLRHWTAEPAYAWLTGAGLTLFAVVELAVVPGSSITAFGVLVCTASLALRATRPAVGFLTVGAALLSFATDGNMAYATIAGALIGCYTLGRHRVQHPAVLVLAGSLAALAVNLVHIDRWARDGSPGLPALQGTDRFSLGLYAETLVLTVMILGAVSTGDAVRAREEARHTRAAAQSRLLAMERRQAAETERAAIARELHDVIAHSVSVIAVRAESATYTTPDLSPPARDAFQEIAGTARSSMAELRRLLGVLRTGDDTATAPLTAPQPSLAGLDDLLDQHRAVGGAAELHVTGERTPLPASWELSAYRIVQEALTNARRHAPGAHTVVELHYRPGLLTVRASDDGPGPGPSGGSGRPGHGLAGMAERAALLGGGLTTGRGPAGGFLVEAELPW, encoded by the coding sequence ATGACGCGTACCGTCCCGCCGGACCGCCCCGCCACAGCCACCGCCCACGCCACCGCCACTACCGGCGTCGGCGTCCTGCCGTCGGGCCGGGGCATCCGGCGACGGCTGCGGCACTGGACGGCGGAGCCCGCGTACGCCTGGCTGACCGGAGCCGGGCTGACGCTCTTCGCGGTCGTGGAGCTGGCCGTCGTACCGGGTTCGTCGATCACCGCCTTCGGGGTGCTGGTCTGCACGGCCTCGCTGGCGCTGCGGGCGACGCGGCCCGCCGTGGGGTTCCTGACCGTGGGCGCGGCCCTCCTCAGCTTCGCGACCGACGGCAACATGGCGTACGCCACCATCGCCGGCGCCCTGATCGGCTGCTACACGCTCGGGCGGCACCGGGTGCAGCATCCGGCCGTGCTCGTCCTGGCCGGTTCGCTGGCCGCGCTGGCCGTCAATCTGGTGCACATCGACCGGTGGGCCCGGGACGGCTCCCCCGGGCTGCCCGCGCTCCAGGGCACCGACCGGTTCAGCCTGGGGCTGTACGCCGAGACGCTGGTGCTGACGGTGATGATCCTGGGCGCGGTGAGCACGGGCGACGCGGTGCGGGCGCGCGAGGAGGCCCGGCACACCCGGGCCGCCGCGCAGTCCCGGCTGCTGGCGATGGAGCGGCGGCAGGCCGCCGAAACGGAACGGGCCGCGATCGCCCGGGAGTTGCACGATGTGATCGCGCACTCGGTATCGGTGATCGCGGTGCGTGCCGAGAGCGCCACGTACACGACCCCGGACCTCTCGCCCCCGGCACGGGACGCCTTCCAGGAGATCGCGGGCACCGCGAGGTCCTCGATGGCGGAGCTGCGGCGGCTGCTCGGGGTGCTGCGGACGGGCGACGACACCGCGACGGCCCCGCTCACCGCCCCGCAGCCTTCGCTGGCGGGTCTCGACGACCTCCTCGATCAGCACCGGGCGGTGGGCGGCGCGGCCGAACTGCACGTCACCGGCGAGCGGACGCCGCTGCCCGCCTCCTGGGAGCTGTCGGCGTACCGCATCGTCCAGGAGGCGCTGACGAACGCCCGGCGGCACGCCCCGGGCGCGCACACGGTGGTGGAACTCCACTACCGTCCGGGCCTGTTGACGGTCCGCGCGAGCGACGACGGGCCGGGGCCCGGTCCCTCCGGCGGCTCCGGGCGGCCGGGGCACGGGCTGGCGGGCATGGCCGAACGGGCCGCCCTGCTCGGCGGGGGCCTCACCACCGGCCGGGGCCCGGCCGGCGGCTTTCTCGTGGAGGCGGAGCTGCCGTGGTGA
- a CDS encoding SRPBCC family protein, whose protein sequence is MTGGTREGIDLTRVLHAPQQRVFAAWTSPEDFAAWYGGEADVPLDRVAMDVRPGGTWSLVIMMPGVEMPFHGVYREVSEPDGLVFTLLDGSAPEDAEGEIVTVTFSDLGDGTTELAFQQRGGNLTPEQYAAAEDGWEAFFDALAARLATHP, encoded by the coding sequence ATGACCGGTGGCACCCGCGAGGGCATCGACCTCACCCGCGTCCTGCACGCTCCTCAGCAGCGGGTCTTCGCCGCGTGGACCTCACCGGAGGACTTCGCCGCCTGGTACGGGGGCGAGGCGGACGTCCCCCTGGACCGGGTGGCCATGGACGTGCGGCCCGGCGGCACGTGGAGTCTGGTCATCATGATGCCGGGCGTGGAGATGCCCTTCCACGGGGTCTACCGCGAGGTGAGCGAGCCCGACGGGCTGGTCTTCACGCTTCTGGACGGCTCCGCGCCCGAGGACGCCGAGGGCGAGATCGTCACCGTCACCTTCAGCGACCTCGGAGACGGGACCACCGAGCTGGCCTTCCAGCAGCGCGGCGGCAACCTGACCCCCGAGCAGTACGCGGCGGCGGAGGACGGCTGGGAGGCCTTCTTCGACGCCTTGGCCGCCCGGCTCGCCACCCATCCCTGA
- a CDS encoding ABC transporter ATP-binding protein — protein sequence MVAPPDNDVIWARSLHHSHNGSPGLGGVSLGVRDAEILAVTGPRGSGKTTLLHCLSGRLVPQQGEVWFNSVPVHTMAPRVREQLRRERFGWIASDPELVPELTVWENAALPLLLRGVSHRAARKAATEWLERLDIAAFARTRPHALLQAQRQRISVARALAAQPTVIFADEPTATLHRADRTQVLRTLTTAARSHGITVVVATHDAEVAALADRAVALLDGRRVATGALPAEPEAEGRAACSLSV from the coding sequence ATGGTGGCCCCGCCGGACAACGACGTGATCTGGGCGCGTTCCCTGCACCACTCCCACAACGGATCGCCCGGTCTCGGCGGTGTCTCCCTCGGTGTCCGGGACGCCGAGATCCTCGCTGTGACCGGGCCGCGCGGCAGCGGGAAGACCACGCTGCTGCACTGCCTCTCGGGCCGGCTGGTGCCCCAGCAGGGCGAGGTGTGGTTCAACAGCGTCCCCGTCCACACCATGGCCCCCCGGGTCCGCGAACAGCTGCGCCGGGAGCGCTTCGGCTGGATCGCGTCGGATCCGGAGCTGGTACCGGAGCTGACCGTCTGGGAGAACGCGGCGCTGCCCCTGCTGCTGCGCGGCGTCTCGCACCGGGCCGCCAGGAAGGCCGCCACCGAGTGGCTGGAGCGCCTGGACATCGCCGCCTTCGCCAGGACGCGGCCGCACGCCCTGCTCCAGGCGCAGCGGCAGCGGATCTCCGTGGCCCGGGCCCTCGCCGCACAGCCGACCGTGATCTTCGCCGACGAGCCCACCGCGACCCTGCACCGCGCGGACCGCACCCAGGTGCTGCGCACCCTGACCACGGCGGCCCGCTCGCACGGCATCACCGTGGTGGTGGCCACGCACGACGCCGAGGTCGCCGCGCTCGCCGACCGGGCCGTGGCGCTGCTGGACGGCCGCCGCGTCGCCACCGGCGCCCTGCCCGCGGAACCGGAAGCGGAGGGCCGCGCGGCGTGCTCGCTCTCCGTCTAG